Proteins from a genomic interval of Pseudomonas asplenii:
- a CDS encoding IclR family transcriptional regulator, with amino-acid sequence MQEDAAKNAAAPTGTQTLLRGLAVVQAVAGGARDLKEIARLIGTTRSTTHRLASCLVEERYLRVVPQLGYLLGPKLIELGFQAREALPLVTLAGPYLDELSALTGDTIHLAIREDDDVLYLHKNPGRNGPEMRSRVGHRMPLARTGIGKALLLDGSPQEWQRLYRVSLPVDGKNRAWPSHPESSWEQFEQRMLEYVAGGYAFDLEDNEPSIRCVAAPIRDASQQIVAGISIASTVPYMPLEKMAELVPLIKQVAARLSAELGAKA; translated from the coding sequence ATGCAGGAAGATGCCGCAAAAAACGCCGCCGCACCGACGGGGACACAGACGCTGCTGCGCGGTCTTGCCGTGGTTCAGGCGGTGGCCGGTGGGGCCCGCGACCTCAAGGAGATCGCCCGGCTGATTGGCACCACCCGCAGCACCACCCATCGTCTGGCCAGTTGCCTGGTGGAGGAGCGCTATTTGCGGGTTGTGCCGCAACTCGGTTATCTGCTCGGCCCCAAGCTGATCGAACTGGGCTTTCAGGCGCGTGAAGCCCTGCCATTGGTGACCCTGGCCGGGCCTTATCTGGATGAGTTGTCGGCGCTGACCGGCGATACCATTCACCTGGCGATCCGCGAAGACGATGACGTGCTGTACCTGCACAAGAATCCCGGGCGCAATGGCCCGGAAATGCGCTCGCGGGTCGGACACCGCATGCCGCTGGCGCGCACCGGGATCGGCAAGGCGCTGTTGCTCGATGGCTCGCCACAGGAGTGGCAGCGTCTGTATCGGGTCAGTTTGCCGGTGGACGGGAAGAACCGTGCATGGCCGTCACACCCGGAGTCATCCTGGGAGCAGTTTGAGCAGCGTATGCTGGAGTATGTGGCGGGTGGCTACGCTTTTGACCTGGAAGACAATGAGCCGTCGATCCGCTGTGTCGCGGCGCCGATACGCGATGCCAGCCAGCAGATCGTCGCCGGAATCAGTATCGCCAGTACCGTGCCCTATATGCCGCTGGAGAAAATGGCCGAGCTGGTCCCGTTGATCAAACAGGTCGCCGCCCGGCTGTCAGCGGAGTTGGGGGCCAAGGCCTGA
- a CDS encoding MFS transporter, giving the protein MQPEVFTGPASLLTPSRKRFFIMVLLFITVVINYLDRSNLSIAAPALTSELGIDPIHVGLIFSAFGWTYAAMQIPGGWLVDRVPPRLLYSLALLLWSVATVLLGFAASFIALFVLRMAVGALEAPAYPINSRVVTCWFPERERATAIGFYTSGQFVGLAFLTPLLAWLQHEYGWHMVFISTGVVGIIWAFIWYAVYREPRDFKGINQAEIELIREGGGLVDIQAETARRKAPFSWTDLGIVLSQRKLWGIYLGQFCLNSTLWFFLTWFPTYLVKYRGMDFIKSGLLASVPFLAAFVGVLCSGLFSDWLLRRGATIGVARKLPIIGGLLISTSIIGANFVESTPWVIACLALAFFGNGMASISWSLVSTLAPARLLGLTGGVFNCIGNLAAIATPIVIGFLVSGDSFAPAITYIAVLALIGALSYVVLVGKVARIEL; this is encoded by the coding sequence ATGCAACCGGAAGTCTTTACCGGGCCAGCGTCCTTGCTGACGCCGAGCCGCAAGCGCTTTTTCATCATGGTGCTGCTGTTCATCACCGTGGTGATCAACTATCTGGATCGCAGCAACCTGTCGATCGCGGCGCCCGCGCTGACCAGCGAACTGGGGATCGATCCGATTCATGTCGGGCTGATCTTCTCGGCGTTCGGCTGGACCTACGCAGCCATGCAGATCCCCGGCGGCTGGCTGGTGGATCGGGTGCCGCCACGCCTGCTCTACAGCCTCGCGCTGCTGCTGTGGTCGGTGGCGACGGTACTGCTCGGTTTCGCCGCCAGCTTTATCGCGCTGTTCGTTTTGCGCATGGCCGTGGGGGCGCTGGAAGCACCGGCCTATCCGATCAACAGCCGTGTGGTGACCTGCTGGTTTCCCGAGCGTGAGCGGGCGACCGCCATCGGTTTCTATACGTCCGGGCAGTTTGTCGGGCTGGCGTTTCTGACGCCGCTATTGGCCTGGCTGCAACATGAATACGGCTGGCACATGGTGTTTATCAGCACGGGTGTGGTGGGGATTATCTGGGCGTTCATCTGGTACGCGGTGTATCGCGAGCCACGGGATTTCAAGGGCATCAACCAGGCGGAAATCGAGCTGATCCGCGAGGGCGGCGGGTTGGTCGATATCCAGGCCGAAACTGCCAGGCGCAAGGCACCGTTCAGTTGGACGGACCTGGGCATCGTCTTGAGCCAACGCAAGTTGTGGGGTATCTACCTCGGGCAGTTCTGCCTCAACTCGACCCTGTGGTTTTTCCTGACCTGGTTTCCGACCTATCTGGTGAAATATCGCGGCATGGATTTCATCAAATCCGGCCTGCTGGCCTCGGTGCCGTTTCTCGCCGCTTTCGTCGGCGTGCTGTGCTCGGGCCTGTTCTCCGACTGGCTACTGCGCCGTGGCGCGACGATCGGTGTTGCCCGCAAGTTGCCGATCATCGGCGGCTTGCTGATTTCCACCTCGATCATCGGGGCCAACTTCGTCGAGTCGACACCGTGGGTCATCGCCTGTCTGGCGTTGGCGTTTTTCGGCAACGGGATGGCCTCGATCAGTTGGTCGCTGGTCTCGACCCTGGCGCCAGCTCGGCTGCTGGGGCTGACGGGCGGTGTGTTCAACTGCATCGGCAATCTGGCGGCGATCGCCACGCCGATCGTGATCGGGTTTCTGGTCAGCGGCGACTCCTTCGCCCCGGCAATCACCTACATCGCCGTGCTGGCGTTGATCGGTGCGCTGTCCTATGTCGTGCTGGTGGGCAAGGTGGCACGGATAGAACTCTAG
- the dgoD gene encoding galactonate dehydratase: MKITKLTTFIVPPRWLFLKVETDEGVTGWGEPVVEGRAHTVAAAVDELSDYLIGKDPRNIEDIWTVLYRGGFYRGGAVHMSALAGIDQALWDIKGKALGVSVSDLLGGQVRDRIRVYSWIGGDRPADTARAAREAVGRGFTAVKMNGTEELQFVDSFEKVDLALANVAAVRDAVGPNVGIGVDFHGRVHKPMAKVLMKELDAYKLMFIEEPVLSENYEALKELAPLTSTPIALGERLFSRWDFKRVLSEGYVDIIQPDASHAGGITETRKIANMAEAYDVALALHCPLGPIALAACLQLDAVCYNAFIQEQSLGIHYNESNDLLDYVKDPRVFDYDQGFVKIPNGPGLGIEINEAYVTERAAIGHRWRNPIWRHADGSFAEW, from the coding sequence ATGAAAATCACCAAGCTGACGACCTTTATCGTTCCGCCACGCTGGCTGTTCCTCAAGGTCGAAACCGATGAAGGCGTGACCGGCTGGGGCGAGCCCGTGGTCGAAGGCCGGGCCCACACGGTCGCGGCGGCAGTCGATGAGTTGTCGGATTACCTGATCGGCAAGGATCCGCGCAATATCGAGGACATCTGGACGGTGCTCTATCGCGGCGGTTTCTACCGTGGCGGCGCCGTGCACATGAGCGCCCTCGCCGGGATCGACCAGGCGCTGTGGGATATCAAGGGCAAGGCTCTGGGAGTATCGGTCAGCGATCTGCTGGGCGGCCAGGTGCGTGACCGTATCCGCGTGTACTCGTGGATCGGCGGTGACCGTCCGGCTGACACCGCCCGGGCTGCCAGGGAGGCGGTTGGCCGTGGTTTCACCGCGGTGAAGATGAACGGCACCGAAGAGCTGCAATTCGTCGACAGCTTCGAAAAGGTCGATCTGGCCCTGGCCAACGTCGCCGCCGTGCGCGATGCGGTGGGGCCGAACGTCGGTATTGGCGTGGACTTCCATGGGCGGGTTCACAAGCCCATGGCCAAGGTGCTGATGAAGGAACTCGACGCCTACAAACTGATGTTCATCGAAGAGCCGGTGCTCAGCGAAAACTACGAGGCACTCAAGGAGCTGGCACCGCTGACCAGTACGCCGATCGCCCTGGGCGAGCGTTTGTTCTCGCGCTGGGATTTCAAGCGGGTGCTCAGCGAAGGCTACGTCGACATCATCCAGCCGGATGCCTCCCATGCCGGCGGCATCACCGAAACCCGCAAGATCGCCAACATGGCCGAAGCCTACGACGTGGCGCTGGCGTTGCATTGTCCGCTGGGTCCGATTGCCCTGGCGGCTTGCCTGCAACTGGACGCGGTTTGCTACAACGCCTTTATCCAGGAGCAGAGCCTGGGCATCCATTACAACGAAAGCAATGACCTGCTCGATTACGTCAAGGACCCACGGGTGTTCGACTACGACCAGGGCTTCGTGAAGATCCCGAACGGCCCGGGGCTGGGCATCGAGATCAACGAGGCATACGTGACTGAGCGCGCCGCCATCGGTCACCGCTGGCGCAACCCGATCTGGCGCCATGCCGATGGCAGTTTTGCCGAATGGTGA
- a CDS encoding 2-dehydro-3-deoxy-6-phosphogalactonate aldolase, translated as MLKQALAKNGLIAILRGLRPQEAAAIGEVLYQAGFRVIEVPLNSPEPYESIRILRNLLPADCLIGAGTVLTPEQVEQVKAAGGQVIVMPHSDPRVLRAARAAGLYLSPGVATPTEAFAALAEGADVLKMFPAEQMGPAVVKAWLAVLPAGTLLIPVGGITPDNMRPFVEAGVSGFGLGSGLFKPGLGADETALRAKAYVQAWNALR; from the coding sequence ATGCTCAAGCAAGCACTGGCGAAAAACGGCCTGATCGCGATCCTTCGCGGCCTGCGTCCGCAAGAGGCGGCGGCCATCGGCGAGGTGTTGTACCAGGCCGGTTTCCGCGTCATCGAAGTACCACTCAACTCTCCCGAACCGTATGAAAGCATCCGCATCCTGCGCAACCTTTTACCCGCCGATTGCCTGATCGGTGCCGGGACGGTGTTGACCCCGGAGCAGGTCGAGCAGGTGAAGGCCGCAGGTGGACAGGTGATCGTCATGCCCCACAGCGATCCCCGGGTCTTGCGCGCGGCCAGGGCGGCGGGTCTGTATTTGTCGCCGGGCGTCGCCACGCCGACCGAGGCCTTTGCCGCGTTGGCCGAAGGTGCCGATGTATTGAAGATGTTCCCGGCCGAGCAAATGGGGCCGGCGGTGGTCAAGGCCTGGTTGGCGGTACTGCCGGCAGGGACGCTGCTGATTCCGGTCGGCGGGATTACCCCGGACAACATGCGACCCTTCGTCGAAGCGGGCGTCAGTGGTTTCGGCCTGGGTTCCGGGCTGTTCAAGCCGGGGCTGGGCGCTGATGAGACAGCGCTGCGCGCCAAGGCTTATGTGCAGGCATGGAACGCATTGCGTTAA
- a CDS encoding 2-dehydro-3-deoxygalactonokinase → MQAQLIALDWGTTSLRAYRLAAGGQVLEQRSLSSGIMQLPSVPRMIAGQLCADGFELAFDEACGDWLDAQPGLAVIACGMVGSAQGWTEAAYRDTPANVATLGQSLSTVRSLRGVDVHIVPGVIERSRLPNVMRGEETQVLGVLPSLSADTGGHLLIGLPGSHSKWVEVADDCIVHFDTFMTGELFAVLSEHSILGRTQQRGAPFEGEAFDRGVQVALSCEGENGPLSTVFSARTLGLAGELNPAEQTDYLSGLLIGHELAALADVQRRRRNSTDLPSILLIGNAQLCVRYRRALDRCGFARVSLAEHATERGLWHLAEAAGLIGLAPAAN, encoded by the coding sequence ATGCAGGCGCAATTGATCGCGCTCGATTGGGGGACCACCTCCCTTCGGGCCTACAGACTCGCGGCTGGCGGCCAGGTGCTCGAACAGCGCTCACTGTCGTCAGGCATCATGCAGTTGCCCAGCGTGCCGCGGATGATCGCCGGCCAGCTGTGCGCCGATGGCTTTGAACTGGCCTTCGACGAGGCCTGTGGTGATTGGCTCGATGCTCAACCCGGGCTGGCGGTGATTGCCTGCGGTATGGTCGGCAGCGCCCAGGGTTGGACTGAAGCCGCTTATCGTGACACCCCGGCGAATGTCGCCACCCTGGGCCAGTCCTTGAGCACCGTGCGCAGCTTGCGCGGTGTCGATGTGCATATCGTGCCCGGCGTGATCGAGCGTTCGCGCTTACCGAATGTGATGCGCGGCGAAGAGACCCAGGTTCTCGGCGTGCTGCCAAGCCTGTCGGCGGATACCGGCGGTCACCTGCTGATCGGCCTGCCGGGCAGCCATTCGAAATGGGTTGAGGTGGCCGATGATTGCATCGTCCATTTCGACACCTTCATGACCGGCGAACTGTTCGCCGTGCTCAGTGAACACAGCATCCTGGGACGTACACAGCAGCGCGGTGCGCCGTTCGAGGGCGAGGCGTTCGATCGCGGCGTTCAGGTGGCACTGTCCTGCGAGGGTGAAAACGGCCCTCTCTCTACCGTATTCAGCGCACGCACCCTTGGCCTGGCGGGTGAGCTGAATCCGGCCGAACAGACCGACTATCTGTCGGGCCTGTTGATAGGTCATGAACTTGCCGCCCTCGCCGACGTTCAGCGCCGTCGACGCAACAGCACCGACTTGCCGTCGATCCTGCTGATCGGCAATGCCCAACTCTGTGTTCGTTACCGCCGGGCGCTCGATCGCTGCGGTTTTGCCCGGGTGAGCCTGGCCGAACACGCCACCGAACGCGGTTTATGGCACCTGGCCGAAGCAGCCGGGCTGATCGGCCTAGCGCCTGCGGCCAACTAG
- a CDS encoding B12-binding domain-containing radical SAM protein: MDALFVTPDSSAKAYQGLASVYSAIEPPTWSLLLAESCRSKGFGVGILDCDAEKLSLEQAVLRVESHQPRLVVFVVYGQNPNSGTTSMIGALDLAAALKEQSPLFKICFVGSHISALPREVLAHACVDLVLLNEGVYALHSLLASNLGDDLSTIKGIGYKQRGPANFPMPVLNPPERLVPQERMDIDMPGYAWDLLPYKVRPLDLYRAHFWHAGFDHAQRTPFAAIYTSLGCNFGCNFCMINIVNRTDNSEAADAASFRGMRFWSPAWVMREMEKLAKLGVHTLRISDEMFFLNRKFYEPILRQVIEREFDFNMWTYSRVDTVRRDALELFKQAGVNWLALGVEAGNQMVRQEVSKGSFKEVNIRDVCDVIRQTDINVISNFIFGFPDDTLDTMQETLDLAIELNCEMANMYPCQALPGSPMNRIAREEGWKLPSSYEGYAFLSYECEPLPTKHLSAAQVLKFRDEAWQRYFTNPTYLSLVEKKFGATQRLNIEDMTRIKLRRKLLGD; the protein is encoded by the coding sequence ATGGATGCACTATTTGTAACACCTGATTCTTCGGCGAAGGCCTATCAGGGACTGGCAAGCGTATATTCGGCGATAGAGCCACCGACATGGTCGCTGCTCTTGGCTGAGTCCTGCCGCAGCAAGGGATTCGGGGTCGGTATCCTGGATTGCGATGCCGAGAAGCTGAGCCTTGAACAGGCGGTTCTGCGTGTCGAATCGCATCAGCCAAGGCTGGTGGTATTCGTTGTCTACGGACAGAATCCCAACTCCGGCACGACCAGCATGATTGGTGCCCTGGACCTGGCCGCAGCTCTCAAAGAGCAGTCTCCCCTGTTCAAGATCTGCTTCGTCGGTTCCCACATCAGTGCCTTGCCCAGAGAGGTTCTGGCGCATGCCTGTGTTGACCTGGTGCTGCTCAACGAGGGTGTCTATGCCCTGCATTCGTTGCTCGCCAGCAATCTGGGCGATGATCTGTCCACGATCAAGGGTATCGGTTACAAGCAGCGCGGCCCGGCGAACTTTCCTATGCCGGTGCTCAATCCTCCGGAGCGACTGGTCCCCCAGGAGCGCATGGACATCGACATGCCTGGGTATGCCTGGGATCTTCTGCCCTACAAGGTGCGCCCCCTGGACCTGTATCGGGCGCACTTCTGGCACGCCGGCTTCGATCATGCCCAACGTACCCCCTTTGCGGCGATCTATACGTCTCTGGGCTGCAACTTCGGTTGCAATTTCTGCATGATCAACATCGTCAACCGGACTGACAACTCCGAGGCTGCGGACGCCGCCAGTTTCCGGGGGATGCGCTTCTGGAGCCCAGCTTGGGTGATGCGCGAAATGGAGAAACTGGCAAAGCTCGGCGTGCACACATTGCGCATCAGCGATGAGATGTTTTTCCTCAATCGCAAATTCTATGAGCCGATCCTGCGCCAGGTGATCGAGCGCGAATTCGATTTCAATATGTGGACCTACTCGCGGGTCGATACGGTGCGTCGTGATGCTCTGGAGCTGTTCAAGCAGGCAGGGGTCAACTGGTTGGCGCTTGGCGTCGAGGCCGGTAACCAGATGGTTCGGCAGGAGGTGTCCAAGGGGTCCTTCAAAGAGGTCAACATTCGTGATGTCTGCGATGTGATCCGGCAGACCGACATCAATGTGATCAGCAATTTCATTTTTGGCTTTCCCGACGATACGTTGGACACGATGCAGGAAACCCTGGATCTGGCCATCGAATTGAACTGTGAGATGGCCAACATGTATCCCTGCCAGGCACTGCCGGGCAGTCCGATGAACCGCATAGCCCGGGAGGAAGGCTGGAAGCTGCCCTCAAGCTATGAGGGGTATGCCTTTCTGTCTTATGAATGCGAGCCTTTACCGACCAAGCATCTGTCCGCGGCACAGGTACTGAAGTTCAGGGATGAGGCCTGGCAACGTTATTTCACCAATCCAACCTACTTGAGTCTTGTCGAGAAAAAGTTTGGGGCCACGCAACGCCTGAATATCGAAGACATGACACGTATCAAGCTACGGCGGAAATTGCTGGGAGACTAG
- a CDS encoding GHMP family kinase ATP-binding protein — protein MIVTRTPYRISFFGGGTDYPGWFREQGGSVISTSIDKYCYISCRHLPPFFDHKYRIVYSTIENVMDPSEIQHPAVRAVLQHMECDRGLEIHHDGDLPARSGLGSSSSFTVGLLHALKALDGKQISQDSLAKLAIHVEQNVIKESVGSQDQIAAAYGGFNRIDFMRDGNFKVSPVILPESRLRHLQNHLMLFFTGFSRIAAEIAQSQIQNISARHSELTQIMQMADESLSILQATSSLEEFGTLLHEGWKLKKGLSDRVSNSDLDAIYEAARSAGATGGKLLGAGGGGFMLFFVKPELQLRVRERLKALIHVPFQFESSGSRVVLYQPNGL, from the coding sequence GTGATCGTAACGCGTACACCCTATCGTATTTCTTTTTTTGGTGGTGGCACCGATTACCCAGGTTGGTTTCGCGAGCAAGGTGGCTCGGTGATTTCCACGTCCATCGACAAATACTGCTACATCAGTTGTCGTCACCTGCCACCGTTCTTCGATCACAAATACCGGATTGTCTATTCGACGATCGAAAACGTGATGGATCCGAGCGAAATCCAGCACCCTGCGGTGCGTGCCGTGCTTCAGCACATGGAGTGTGACCGTGGCTTGGAGATACATCATGATGGTGATCTTCCGGCGCGCTCGGGGCTGGGGTCCAGTTCGTCGTTTACCGTGGGTTTGCTGCATGCTCTGAAAGCGCTCGATGGGAAACAGATTTCCCAGGACTCTCTGGCCAAGCTGGCCATTCATGTCGAACAGAATGTCATCAAGGAGAGTGTCGGCTCGCAGGATCAGATTGCCGCAGCTTATGGCGGTTTCAATCGCATCGACTTTATGCGTGATGGCAATTTCAAGGTGTCTCCGGTGATCCTGCCCGAGTCGCGACTGCGCCATTTGCAGAATCACCTCATGCTGTTCTTCACTGGATTTTCCCGAATAGCAGCGGAGATCGCGCAATCACAGATCCAGAATATATCCGCGCGTCATAGTGAGCTGACGCAGATCATGCAGATGGCCGATGAGTCCTTGTCCATTCTCCAGGCGACGAGTTCGCTGGAGGAGTTCGGCACGCTGCTGCATGAAGGGTGGAAGCTGAAGAAAGGCCTGTCGGATCGGGTCAGCAACTCTGACCTGGACGCTATCTATGAAGCCGCCCGGTCGGCCGGTGCGACTGGCGGGAAGTTGCTGGGTGCGGGCGGCGGTGGTTTCATGCTGTTTTTTGTCAAGCCGGAACTGCAGTTGCGGGTTCGCGAGCGCTTGAAGGCCCTCATTCATGTGCCTTTCCAGTTCGAGAGTTCCGGTAGCCGGGTAGTTCTTTATCAGCCTAACGGACTTTAA
- a CDS encoding GDP-L-fucose synthase family protein: MSQRLSRHSRIYIAGHSGMIGSAFARHFTAAGFTDLILREHNQLELTDKLAVDAFFAEHRPEIVILAAGKVGGIVDNVSYPADFITRNLEIQANVIQSAHHHGVRRLVFFGSSCMYPRECPQPMAEDALLSGKPEMTSIAYAMAKLAGVHMCLAYNRQYGEQRFIPVIPNSVYGENDNFDPQSGHVLSALISRFHTAHKTQEPLTTLWGTGTPRREFLCADDLAAACHVLLEADLSTVELPINIGSGHDLSIRELAELISDVVGYRGDIAWDTQRPDGTLRKLLDSSRILELGWQPSISLEAGIRRTYASFLESSHA, translated from the coding sequence ATGTCACAGCGTCTCTCAAGGCATTCGCGAATATACATCGCGGGTCACAGTGGAATGATTGGCTCAGCATTTGCCAGGCATTTCACTGCGGCCGGTTTCACCGATCTGATTCTGCGTGAGCACAACCAGCTTGAGCTAACCGACAAGTTGGCAGTCGATGCTTTTTTCGCCGAACATCGTCCCGAAATTGTCATTCTTGCAGCGGGCAAGGTGGGCGGTATCGTCGATAACGTCAGTTACCCGGCCGATTTCATCACCCGTAACCTGGAAATCCAGGCCAATGTCATCCAGAGCGCCCACCACCATGGTGTGCGGCGGCTCGTGTTCTTTGGTTCATCCTGCATGTACCCCCGGGAATGCCCGCAGCCGATGGCTGAAGATGCGCTGTTGAGCGGCAAGCCGGAGATGACCAGCATCGCCTATGCGATGGCAAAGCTGGCAGGTGTGCATATGTGCCTGGCCTACAACCGGCAGTACGGCGAGCAACGTTTCATTCCTGTGATTCCGAACAGTGTCTATGGCGAGAACGACAACTTCGACCCCCAGTCCGGACATGTGCTTTCAGCGTTGATCAGTCGCTTCCATACCGCTCACAAGACGCAGGAGCCGCTCACCACGTTGTGGGGCACAGGTACCCCGCGACGTGAGTTTCTCTGTGCCGATGATCTGGCCGCAGCCTGCCATGTATTGCTGGAGGCGGATCTTTCGACGGTGGAACTGCCGATCAATATCGGTTCAGGGCATGACCTGTCGATTCGCGAGTTAGCCGAGTTGATCTCGGATGTCGTCGGCTATCGTGGGGATATCGCCTGGGATACCCAGCGACCTGATGGCACATTGCGCAAGTTGCTGGACAGTTCGCGCATTCTTGAACTGGGTTGGCAGCCGTCGATTTCCCTGGAGGCGGGCATCCGCCGAACCTACGCATCTTTTCTGGAGAGCAGCCATGCATGA
- a CDS encoding transketolase — translation MHEPEPALATYLQEKAHWVWRETLKIHRHTPETRVASSLSPIEIFVVLYYGGFLRQNPAEPLWPGRDRCIISKGHGSLCMYPILADLGYFPAAELERVCQEGSFLGGIPDPVIPGYETVNGSLGHGTGVGAGMALGLKRRGQDQQVYVVTGDGELHEGSNWEAFMFAAQHRLDNLTVIVDNNQISMLGPTDSIVSHRDLSAKFTAFGWQVQIVDDGHSPQAIADALSASRASGEPQPRAIIVNTRKGHRVPGLENAPLSHITAIAPQLIDQLLGVES, via the coding sequence ATGCATGAACCTGAACCCGCTCTCGCCACTTATCTGCAAGAGAAAGCACATTGGGTCTGGCGGGAAACCTTGAAGATTCATCGGCATACGCCGGAGACTCGGGTCGCCTCGTCGTTATCGCCGATCGAAATTTTCGTGGTGCTCTACTATGGAGGTTTCCTGCGGCAGAACCCGGCCGAACCGCTCTGGCCCGGGCGTGACCGCTGCATTATCAGCAAGGGTCACGGTTCGTTGTGCATGTACCCGATTCTTGCCGACCTTGGCTATTTCCCGGCTGCCGAACTCGAGCGTGTGTGCCAGGAGGGCAGTTTCCTCGGCGGGATCCCCGATCCGGTGATACCTGGCTATGAAACAGTCAATGGTTCGCTGGGGCACGGTACCGGTGTAGGCGCCGGCATGGCCCTGGGTTTGAAACGACGGGGTCAGGACCAGCAGGTCTATGTGGTCACAGGCGACGGAGAGTTGCACGAGGGCTCGAACTGGGAAGCCTTCATGTTTGCTGCGCAACACCGGCTGGATAATCTCACGGTGATTGTCGACAACAACCAGATCAGCATGCTCGGCCCTACGGACAGCATCGTTTCCCATCGTGATCTGAGTGCCAAGTTCACAGCTTTCGGCTGGCAGGTACAAATCGTGGATGATGGCCATTCCCCCCAGGCCATTGCCGATGCGCTGAGTGCCAGTCGGGCCTCGGGCGAGCCGCAACCCCGGGCGATCATCGTCAATACCCGCAAGGGCCATCGGGTGCCAGGCCTGGAAAATGCGCCGTTGTCGCACATCACCGCGATTGCGCCGCAGTTGATTGATCAGTTGCTGGGAGTCGAATCATGA
- a CDS encoding transketolase family protein: MSDTLQSIKPRAMRDTLLSSIVEAMAVDDDIFFATADFGSPVLDQIRERYPHRFVNVGIAEQNLINVSAGLALEGFKVFAYAIAPFITMRCFEQIRVNLALLSTVRPMNVNLIGVGAGYSYVVSGPTHQCYEDLTLMRSLPNMQVLSPADQVTSAALASRCLERPGIKYLRLDAQVLPVLYTQGLPDIQRGFHIHCEGEALCLVSTGYMTQTALKAAERLTADGLPVTVVDLFDLSGFDEQALIALFARFRGVVSLEEGFEGRGGLDALLFNLLARRLPETRLFNVGVTPQYRFELGERAVLHEQVGIGVDAVIHKVRDFHASLSL, encoded by the coding sequence ATGAGTGACACGCTGCAGTCGATAAAGCCGCGGGCGATGCGTGACACGTTGCTTTCGTCCATCGTTGAGGCCATGGCGGTCGATGATGACATTTTCTTCGCCACCGCCGACTTTGGTTCTCCGGTGCTCGATCAGATCCGCGAGCGTTATCCACATCGATTCGTCAATGTCGGGATCGCCGAGCAGAACCTGATCAATGTTTCGGCGGGCTTGGCCCTCGAAGGGTTCAAGGTATTCGCGTATGCGATCGCGCCCTTTATCACCATGCGTTGCTTCGAGCAGATTCGCGTGAATCTGGCACTGCTTTCCACCGTGCGGCCCATGAACGTGAACCTGATCGGGGTCGGAGCGGGCTACAGCTATGTGGTTTCCGGTCCGACGCATCAGTGTTACGAGGATCTCACGCTGATGCGCAGCCTGCCGAACATGCAGGTACTTTCGCCTGCCGACCAGGTGACGTCGGCAGCCTTGGCGTCACGATGCCTGGAGCGTCCGGGCATCAAGTACCTGCGTCTGGATGCCCAGGTTCTGCCTGTGCTGTACACACAGGGCTTGCCGGACATCCAGCGTGGCTTTCACATCCATTGCGAGGGTGAGGCGCTCTGCCTGGTGTCGACCGGCTATATGACCCAGACAGCTCTCAAGGCCGCCGAGCGTCTGACTGCCGATGGTTTGCCTGTCACCGTGGTCGACCTGTTCGACCTGAGTGGTTTTGACGAGCAGGCGTTGATTGCCCTGTTCGCCAGGTTCCGCGGTGTCGTTTCGCTGGAGGAGGGGTTCGAAGGACGCGGTGGTCTGGACGCGTTGCTCTTCAATCTGCTGGCTCGGCGTCTGCCCGAAACGCGCTTGTTCAATGTGGGTGTGACGCCTCAGTATCGATTCGAACTGGGTGAGCGGGCTGTCCTGCATGAGCAGGTCGGTATCGGGGTCGACGCGGTCATCCACAAAGTCCGCGATTTTCACGCTTCACTCTCTCTTTGA